In the Streptomyces sp. 3214.6 genome, GGTCGGGGCCGAAGGCGGAGAGCAGGACGTCCCACACCGCGCGGACGTCGTCGACGGTCCACTTCTCGTGGTCCGCCTCGGTGATCAGCCCCGACACCTTGCAGACCACCTGCGAATGTGCGGCCAGCAGGCGCAACTGGCTTTCCCAGTCGGCCAGTTCACCGTCAGCGATCGACGGCTTGCCGGCGTGGTCGAGCACCTGGGGCAGGTCCGGGATGCGCTCGGCCAGCCGGATCGCCTGGTCGAGCTGGTGGCTGCGGACAAGCACGTCGTAGCAGAGCCGGCGGTCCCGGACCGCCGCCAACCCGCGTTCGACATCGGGGCGTTGCAGCCATTCCGGATCCGGCTCGCCCTGCACGAGATGACGCAGGGACCGCAGATACGTACCGCCCGGCCCGGCGAGCAACCCGTCGAGCAGCTCGCCGATCCCCGGGGACGTCAGGTCCGCCCAGCCCACCACGGCCCCGATCAGCGGCTCCCGCTCCGCGAGCGCGAGCAGGTCCTTCGTCTCGGGCACGTCCGGCACGCACTGTACGGCCACCGTGCTGTGCAGCCGGCGGCCCGCGACGGGCTGGGTGGCAGCGGTACGCAGGTCGTCGGGCGTGAAGGTGCGACGGATCGTTGCCAGGGCGGGGTCGTCGAGCCAGGGCTGCGGACGCTGGGCGAGGTCCCACAGGTGGTGGTGGGCGTCGATGAGCGGGGCGGTGGTGGGGGTCACTGACGGTCCAAGCCGGGTCGGTCCATGAGCGGGTTCAGATGCCAGATCTCGGGGAGCTCCGTCCACTGGCGGGAGTCGCCCCGGTCGGGCCAGGGCTCCTGGCAGGGGTCGGTGAGCTTCCACCACTGCTGGGTCTCGGGGTCGGCTTCGAGGGCGGCCATGTCGGCCTCGAAGTCGTCGCCGTGGTACTCGAAGTAGGCGAACAGGACGTCACCGTGGAGGAAGATGCTGAAGGTGCGGATGTTCGACCGGTGCAGGGCGGCTTCGACGCCGGGCCAGACGGCCGAGTGGAGTTCGAGGTACTCCTCGCGGCGCTCGGGTCGGAGCCTGATGGTCTGGGCGACGCGCTTCACGCGGCTTCTCCCTCCGTGCCCGGCGAGGGCGGGCCGGCCGGGGTGTCGAACGGCGTGCGGTAGCTGGGGGTGCCGGCGCGCAGCCGGAGACGCAGGGTGAGCCGGATACGGGTGGAGGCGGGCAGCCGGACCGTCAGGAAGGTGCTGTCGCAGACCTGCTCCGACTCGGTGACGACGGGCTCGGTGTGGCCGTAGTCGTACATGTCCCCGATCCAGCCGTCGTCCGCGCAGGTCGTGTACCGGACGGCGGCGATGGTGTGCTCGGCGAAGGCGCCCGCCTGGACGATCAGCGTGCGCTCGGCCTCGGGGGAGAGGTTCACCAGCTCGACGGTGGTCGCCTCGGGGTCGATGCAGGTGACCAGAGCGGCCACGTCCGGCGGCAGGCCGGCACGGCGGGCCTCGGCGTCGTGGTAGCGCAGCCGGGCCTGCTGCAGGCCGCCGTTGTACAGGACCTGGGGGCCGCCCCAGGTCAGCTGGACGAGGGCCTCGGTGACCACGGGGTTGGACTGCTGCCACACGTGGATGTCGGCCTCGGGCACGTCCAGGTCGCGGTAGCGGTCGATGCGCCGCAGGCGGTGGCGGACCTGGGCCTGGGCGGTGGCGAGGA is a window encoding:
- a CDS encoding amidohydrolase family protein: MTPTTAPLIDAHHHLWDLAQRPQPWLDDPALATIRRTFTPDDLRTAATQPVAGRRLHSTVAVQCVPDVPETKDLLALAEREPLIGAVVGWADLTSPGIGELLDGLLAGPGGTYLRSLRHLVQGEPDPEWLQRPDVERGLAAVRDRRLCYDVLVRSHQLDQAIRLAERIPDLPQVLDHAGKPSIADGELADWESQLRLLAAHSQVVCKVSGLITEADHEKWTVDDVRAVWDVLLSAFGPDRLMFGSDWPVANLAGGWNRWAAAVDELLDGCSDTEIHAVLAGTATAFYRLPSGSDARRGDGA
- a CDS encoding L-rhamnose mutarotase; this encodes MKRVAQTIRLRPERREEYLELHSAVWPGVEAALHRSNIRTFSIFLHGDVLFAYFEYHGDDFEADMAALEADPETQQWWKLTDPCQEPWPDRGDSRQWTELPEIWHLNPLMDRPGLDRQ